A window of the Verminephrobacter eiseniae EF01-2 genome harbors these coding sequences:
- a CDS encoding alpha/beta hydrolase family protein, with protein sequence MQEWPTAFLLSGPHAMRAPLRAGDDYRDERVRAAFVMAPALAQAFDRGSLARIVIPVSMLVGDNDDQAPAKTNAAWMAAQMQHAKLREIRNGTHYMFIAQCTPSGQAQQRQICTDPSGLSRAQVHRDTVAQAVAFSVAFFDAALSP encoded by the coding sequence ATGCAGGAATGGCCAACCGCCTTTTTGCTCAGCGGGCCCCATGCGATGCGCGCCCCGTTGCGCGCCGGGGACGACTACCGCGACGAGCGTGTGCGCGCCGCATTCGTGATGGCTCCGGCCCTCGCCCAAGCCTTCGATCGTGGCAGCCTGGCGCGTATCGTCATCCCGGTCTCGATGCTCGTCGGAGACAACGATGACCAGGCCCCGGCGAAAACCAATGCTGCCTGGATGGCGGCGCAAATGCAGCATGCCAAACTGCGCGAGATCAGGAACGGCACGCACTACATGTTCATTGCGCAATGCACCCCGTCGGGCCAGGCGCAGCAGCGCCAGATTTGCACCGATCCTTCGGGCCTCAGTCGCGCCCAGGTGCATCGTGACACTGTGGCGCAGGCTGTCGCGTTCTCTGTCGCGTTCTTCGACGCGGCGCTATCGCCTTGA
- a CDS encoding LysE family translocator, giving the protein MSAAELTALLLLCAAMSFSPGPNTTMSTALAANLGLKPALRFCLAVPVGWALVMLGSGLGLGALIAGRPALRWSVTLLGAAYMFWLACKLGRTGRMTEFDARRLSLGFWQGVGLQFVNIKVWMLALTLSAGWVVNAAGRPASNPGERLAIICGVTMVFAFGCNFVYALLGSLLRQWLARGARLLWFNRTLALVLVATAVWMLML; this is encoded by the coding sequence ATGAGCGCTGCTGAACTCACTGCCCTGCTGTTGCTGTGCGCCGCCATGAGCTTTTCGCCGGGGCCCAACACCACCATGTCCACTGCACTGGCCGCCAACCTGGGCCTGAAGCCGGCGCTGCGCTTTTGCCTTGCCGTTCCTGTGGGCTGGGCCTTGGTGATGCTGGGTAGCGGGCTGGGTCTGGGCGCATTGATTGCCGGGCGGCCGGCGCTGCGCTGGAGCGTGACCTTGCTGGGCGCGGCCTACATGTTCTGGCTGGCCTGCAAGCTCGGCCGCACAGGCCGGATGACCGAGTTCGACGCCCGCCGCCTGAGCCTGGGCTTTTGGCAAGGCGTGGGGCTGCAATTCGTGAACATCAAGGTCTGGATGCTGGCGTTGACGCTCAGCGCAGGCTGGGTGGTCAATGCGGCCGGCCGGCCCGCCAGCAACCCGGGAGAGCGGCTGGCCATCATCTGCGGTGTGACGATGGTGTTTGCTTTCGGCTGCAATTTCGTCTACGCCCTGCTGGGCTCCTTGCTGCGCCAGTGGCTGGCCCGGGGCGCGCGCCTGCTATGGTTCAACCGCACGCTGGCCTTGGTGCTGGTAGCCACCGCCGTCTGGATGCTGATGCTGTGA
- a CDS encoding alanyl-tRNA editing protein, with protein sequence MTQDLFRQDAYLRECSAQITAVTADGAIVLDRTVFYPQGGGQAGDSGLLLRADGSSITIADTRKGKDAQGHATADIVHIPAPGQQDRMAQWTPGTAVTARIAWERRHRMMRLHTTTHLLCHLVPHLVNGCSITPDYARLDFAITDPLDKQALNTGIAALVAAAHPLTVASISDAELDANPALVKSMSVQPPRGTGRIRTIRIGGQSASAALIDLQPCGGTHVANTAEIGAIVVTKIEKKSATTRRVVLGFAQ encoded by the coding sequence ATGACCCAAGACCTCTTTCGTCAAGATGCCTACTTGCGTGAATGCAGCGCCCAGATCACGGCCGTCACCGCTGACGGCGCCATCGTGCTCGACCGCACCGTGTTCTATCCGCAAGGTGGCGGCCAAGCCGGCGACAGCGGCTTGCTGCTACGGGCCGATGGCAGCAGCATCACCATTGCCGACACCCGCAAAGGCAAGGACGCCCAAGGCCATGCCACCGCAGACATCGTGCACATCCCGGCCCCGGGGCAGCAAGACCGCATGGCGCAGTGGACACCCGGCACCGCAGTCACCGCGCGCATTGCCTGGGAGCGTCGCCACCGCATGATGCGGCTGCACACCACCACGCACCTGCTATGCCATCTGGTGCCGCATCTGGTCAACGGCTGCTCGATCACCCCCGATTACGCCAGGCTGGACTTTGCCATCACCGACCCGCTGGACAAGCAGGCCCTCAATACCGGCATCGCCGCGCTGGTGGCCGCCGCGCATCCGCTGACCGTGGCCTCGATCAGCGATGCGGAACTCGACGCAAACCCGGCGCTGGTCAAGAGCATGAGCGTACAACCGCCCCGTGGCACGGGGCGCATCCGCACCATCCGCATTGGCGGGCAAAGCGCATCCGCTGCGCTGATCGACCTGCAGCCCTGTGGCGGCACGCATGTGGCCAACACCGCCGAGATCGGCGCCATCGTGGTCACCAAGATCGAAAAAAAGAGCGCTACCACCCGCCGGGTGGTGTTGGGCTTTGCCCAGTGA
- a CDS encoding creatininase family protein, with protein sequence MTAAAFHLPSRFWAELSTRAFAQLKASGQAAQTVAVLPVAAIEQHGPHLPLSVDATLLQGVIDAALPQLPAGLPVLFLPPQNLGLSPEHLRFSGTLTLSPATVIALWTEIGECVARAGVRKLLLFNGHGGQVSVMDIVARELRTRCDLIVYGASWFSLPLPDAVAGQFSAQEHRFGIHAGEIETSMMLHLSPATVQMEQARDFRSSAQHRAGQYAILGNGRTAKLGWQMQDYHPAGAVGNAAAATAEKGRSVVTAAAAQLVALLQELHALPLSTLVGETEVF encoded by the coding sequence ATGACCGCTGCCGCTTTTCATCTGCCCTCGCGTTTCTGGGCCGAGCTTTCCACGCGCGCTTTTGCACAGCTCAAGGCATCAGGCCAGGCGGCGCAGACCGTGGCGGTGCTGCCCGTGGCCGCGATCGAGCAGCATGGCCCGCATCTGCCGCTGTCGGTCGATGCGACGCTGCTGCAGGGCGTGATCGACGCGGCATTGCCGCAATTGCCTGCCGGACTGCCGGTGCTTTTTCTGCCCCCGCAAAACCTGGGGCTGAGCCCGGAGCACCTGCGTTTTTCGGGCACTTTGACGCTGTCGCCAGCCACGGTGATTGCGCTGTGGACCGAGATCGGCGAATGCGTGGCGCGTGCCGGGGTCAGGAAGTTGCTGCTGTTCAACGGCCACGGCGGCCAGGTGAGCGTGATGGACATCGTGGCGCGCGAGTTGCGCACGCGCTGCGATCTGATCGTCTATGGCGCCAGTTGGTTCAGCCTGCCGTTGCCCGATGCGGTAGCCGGGCAGTTCAGCGCGCAGGAACACCGCTTTGGCATCCACGCCGGTGAGATCGAGACCTCGATGATGCTGCACCTGTCACCCGCCACGGTGCAGATGGAGCAGGCGCGGGACTTCCGTTCGAGCGCACAGCATCGGGCCGGGCAGTACGCCATCCTGGGCAACGGCCGGACTGCCAAACTGGGCTGGCAGATGCAGGATTACCACCCGGCCGGGGCGGTGGGGAATGCGGCGGCAGCAACGGCCGAAAAGGGACGCTCTGTGGTGACGGCGGCGGCGGCGCAGTTGGTGGCCTTGCTGCAGGAGTTGCATGCGCTGCCGTTGTCCACGCTGGTCGGCGAGACCGAGGTTTTTTAG
- a CDS encoding VOC family protein, with the protein MTTRAFAAIEPPEPPPCIDHLIVLAADLASGVQWCERQLGVTPAAGGEHPLMGTHNRLLNISSPAHPRAYLELIAIQQGATKTIPGGAKRWFDMDDSRLQRQVAQHGPQLIHWVAAVPDMVARCAALAAQGLDRGAIISASRATPEGLLQWQVTLRTDGQRLMDGCLPTLIQWGATHPCANLPASGLQLHRLTLRHPQMAALQAACAALGLLPQVVLEAAPAPELLAQLGTARGPVCLTSRPDMDARRAV; encoded by the coding sequence ATGACGACACGCGCTTTCGCCGCCATCGAGCCACCAGAGCCACCTCCCTGCATCGACCATCTGATCGTGCTTGCAGCCGATCTGGCCTCGGGCGTGCAGTGGTGCGAGCGCCAGTTGGGCGTCACACCCGCAGCGGGCGGAGAACACCCGCTGATGGGCACGCACAACCGGCTGCTCAATATCTCAAGCCCGGCGCACCCGCGTGCCTATCTGGAACTCATAGCCATCCAACAAGGAGCGACAAAGACCATACCCGGCGGCGCAAAACGCTGGTTCGACATGGATGACAGCAGATTGCAGCGCCAGGTCGCGCAGCATGGCCCGCAGCTGATCCATTGGGTGGCGGCAGTGCCCGACATGGTGGCCCGGTGCGCGGCATTGGCCGCCCAAGGGCTGGACCGGGGCGCCATCATCAGCGCCAGCCGCGCCACGCCCGAGGGTCTGCTGCAATGGCAGGTCACGTTGCGCACGGACGGCCAGCGCCTGATGGATGGTTGCCTGCCCACCTTGATCCAGTGGGGAGCCACACATCCCTGCGCAAACCTGCCTGCCAGCGGCCTGCAATTGCACAGACTGACATTGCGGCACCCGCAGATGGCGGCCCTGCAGGCGGCATGCGCGGCCCTGGGCCTGCTGCCCCAGGTGGTGCTCGAAGCGGCGCCAGCCCCTGAACTACTGGCGCAGTTGGGCACCGCCCGTGGCCCGGTTTGCCTGACATCCCGGCCTGATATGGATGCACGGCGGGCGGTATGA
- a CDS encoding bifunctional diguanylate cyclase/phosphodiesterase, translated as MPVSTPSLRPLTAFVGVFALAAACAGVLIWTLESQDRAEQRSQAADMAGDHVQALQRAIELALSANNALVALVRQGRGSVPQFEEIGTQMLPFYPGIAAMGLSPSGVVRQVVPRQGNEGAMDFDMLHDPQQGTESAHARASGRLTLAGPMELAQGGLGVVGRQPVYLDDEQGQRSFWGFTYVAIRLPDVLAAARLDQLTARGYRYRLWRVRPDNGQEQTIAASAPPAGAGAMSRSLALPNGQWTLGLTPAQGWGAAGVLALRCALGLLFALLMAYLARLLFALKAHERGLADQVAQRISEIQATQQQLRATIDAIPDPLFEIDQDGRYCSVHSQRAELLMGPAEQLIGRNVTEVLPTLAALSVLDVLHEAQAQGWSVGRQIMLDLPDLGPTWFELSAARKPQAAGAKPRIILLSRDITERKRSQEQLQLTAQVFDQSSEAIVIADASHRIVRINRAFSRITGYQESEAVGQSVRLLTMAEAGPDCNADAVYARLARQERWEGESWGRRKDGSGYPQWLSVSSVRDGDANGPITHSITLFRDISLQREAQERIQRLAHFDPLTDLPNRVLLAERTQRQIAQEQARGGQLALLFLDLDHFKNVNDSLGHRIGDILLVAVARRLQSLIGPQDTVSRLGGDEFLLLLPATSAAHAAKVASALLTAVAQPFQIDPYELSTTLSVGIAMCPADGESFDTLYQRADAAMYSAKQSGRNRYGFFTADLQARTARALQIENALRRALERQQFELHYQPQVSLGTGQVVGAEALLRWHHPELGVVAPAEFIPVAENSGQIVALGEWVLHTAARDAKRWLDMQLPLRAVSVNLSAVQFRHPQLPEMVTRCLQQAGLPARRLELELTEGAAVDDPVAALAMMDQLHDRGVRLSMDDFGTGYSSLSCLKRFQIYKLKIDQSFVRDLDDDANDRAIVSAIIRMAQALGMQTTAEGVETDGQLQFLRAQGCDEGQGYLFSRPLPADAFEAYLRAMK; from the coding sequence GTGCCCGTATCCACCCCTTCCCTTCGCCCCCTCACGGCCTTTGTGGGGGTGTTCGCGCTGGCTGCGGCCTGCGCAGGGGTCTTGATCTGGACGTTGGAGAGCCAGGACCGCGCCGAGCAGCGCAGCCAGGCGGCCGACATGGCGGGCGACCATGTGCAGGCGCTGCAACGCGCGATAGAGCTGGCGCTGTCGGCCAATAACGCATTGGTGGCACTGGTGCGCCAGGGGCGGGGCAGCGTGCCCCAGTTCGAGGAAATCGGCACGCAGATGCTGCCGTTTTATCCCGGCATTGCCGCCATGGGACTGTCTCCGTCAGGGGTGGTGCGGCAGGTGGTGCCGCGCCAGGGCAATGAGGGTGCGATGGACTTCGACATGCTGCACGACCCGCAGCAAGGCACGGAATCGGCGCACGCGCGCGCGTCGGGCCGGCTCACGCTGGCCGGCCCCATGGAGCTTGCCCAAGGGGGGCTGGGGGTGGTGGGACGCCAGCCGGTTTATCTGGACGATGAGCAGGGGCAGCGCAGCTTTTGGGGCTTCACCTATGTCGCCATCCGGTTGCCGGATGTGCTGGCGGCTGCCAGGCTGGACCAACTCACCGCACGGGGTTATCGCTACCGCCTGTGGCGCGTCCGGCCCGACAACGGCCAGGAGCAGACCATTGCCGCCTCCGCGCCCCCTGCCGGTGCCGGCGCGATGAGCCGCTCACTGGCCTTGCCCAACGGGCAGTGGACGCTGGGCCTGACCCCGGCGCAAGGATGGGGTGCGGCGGGCGTGCTGGCGCTGCGCTGCGCCTTGGGCCTGCTGTTTGCGCTGCTGATGGCCTATCTGGCGCGCCTGCTGTTCGCGTTGAAGGCGCATGAGCGCGGGCTGGCCGACCAGGTGGCCCAGCGCATCTCGGAGATACAGGCCACGCAGCAGCAACTGCGCGCCACCATCGACGCCATTCCCGATCCGCTGTTCGAAATCGACCAGGATGGCCGCTATTGCAGCGTGCACAGCCAGCGCGCCGAGTTGTTGATGGGGCCGGCCGAGCAACTGATCGGCCGCAACGTCACCGAGGTGCTGCCCACGCTGGCAGCGCTGTCGGTGCTGGATGTGTTGCATGAAGCCCAGGCGCAGGGCTGGTCCGTGGGGCGGCAGATCATGCTGGACTTGCCGGATCTGGGACCCACCTGGTTCGAGCTGTCCGCAGCGCGCAAGCCGCAAGCCGCCGGGGCCAAGCCGCGCATCATCTTGCTGTCGCGCGACATCACCGAGCGCAAGCGCTCGCAGGAGCAGTTGCAACTGACCGCCCAGGTGTTCGATCAGAGCAGCGAAGCCATCGTGATTGCCGATGCGAGCCACCGCATCGTGCGCATCAACCGGGCGTTCAGCCGCATCACCGGGTACCAGGAATCCGAGGCCGTCGGGCAGTCGGTGCGCCTGCTGACCATGGCCGAGGCGGGCCCTGATTGCAATGCCGATGCCGTGTACGCCCGGCTGGCCCGGCAGGAGCGCTGGGAGGGCGAGAGTTGGGGGCGGCGCAAGGACGGCTCCGGCTATCCGCAGTGGCTGTCGGTCAGCAGCGTGCGCGATGGCGACGCGAACGGGCCCATCACCCATTCGATCACCTTGTTTCGCGACATCAGCTTGCAGCGCGAAGCGCAGGAGCGGATACAGCGCCTGGCGCATTTCGACCCGCTGACCGACCTGCCCAACCGCGTGCTGCTGGCCGAGCGCACCCAGCGGCAGATTGCGCAGGAGCAGGCCCGTGGCGGCCAGTTGGCGCTGCTGTTCCTGGACCTGGACCACTTCAAGAACGTCAACGACTCGCTGGGCCACCGCATTGGCGACATCCTGCTGGTGGCGGTGGCGCGGCGGCTGCAATCCCTGATCGGCCCGCAGGACACCGTCTCGCGCCTGGGCGGCGACGAGTTTTTGCTGCTGCTGCCGGCCACCTCGGCGGCCCATGCGGCCAAGGTCGCCAGCGCTTTGCTGACCGCCGTGGCCCAGCCTTTTCAGATCGACCCTTACGAGCTCAGCACCACGCTGTCGGTGGGCATTGCGATGTGTCCGGCCGATGGCGAGTCGTTCGACACGCTGTACCAGCGCGCAGATGCCGCCATGTACAGCGCCAAGCAAAGCGGGCGCAACCGCTATGGTTTCTTCACCGCCGACCTGCAAGCGCGCACCGCGCGCGCGCTGCAGATCGAAAATGCGCTGCGCCGCGCGCTGGAACGCCAGCAGTTCGAATTGCACTACCAGCCCCAGGTCTCGCTCGGCACGGGCCAGGTCGTCGGCGCCGAGGCGCTGCTGCGCTGGCACCACCCGGAGTTGGGCGTGGTCGCGCCGGCCGAGTTCATTCCGGTGGCGGAGAACAGCGGCCAGATCGTGGCGCTGGGCGAATGGGTGCTGCACACCGCCGCGCGCGATGCCAAGCGCTGGCTGGACATGCAACTGCCTTTGCGGGCGGTATCGGTGAACCTCTCGGCGGTGCAGTTTCGCCACCCGCAGTTGCCCGAGATGGTCACGCGCTGCCTGCAGCAGGCCGGGCTGCCTGCGCGCCGCCTGGAACTGGAACTGACCGAAGGCGCCGCCGTCGACGATCCGGTGGCGGCGCTGGCCATGATGGACCAACTGCACGACCGGGGCGTGCGCCTGTCGATGGACGACTTTGGCACCGGGTACTCGTCGCTCAGTTGCCTGAAACGCTTTCAGATCTACAAACTGAAGATCGACCAATCGTTCGTGCGCGATCTCGACGACGACGCCAACGACCGGGCCATCGTCAGCGCCATCATCCGCATGGCGCAGGCGCTGGGCATGCAAACCACCGCCGAAGGGGTGGAGACCGACGGCCAACTCCAATTCCTGCGCGCCCAGGGCTGCGACGAAGGCCAGGGCTACCTGTTCAGCCGCCCCCTGCCGGCCGATGCGTTCGAGGCCTATTTGCGGGCGATGAAATGA
- the pxpB gene encoding 5-oxoprolinase subunit PxpB — protein sequence MSLATQKIDWRIVASGDSCLVVEIRTAPAAGRIDPVLASQWAGAAATALRQAGLPGVTDVVPAMVTVGVHYRPQALQSLALPGESSYQAAARVVAALLEPLEWQEAQAARVVEVPVCYGGEHGPDLASVAAACGLSPQGLIDLHAGAQVRVLMMGFAPGLPYIGSFDTRLAVPRRPQPRMAVPGGSIGLANRQSVIYPFTLPGGWSLIGRTPMQLFDPNRDPACLLQAGDGLRFVPISAATFGALAGAR from the coding sequence ATGTCCCTGGCGACACAGAAAATCGACTGGCGCATCGTTGCCTCGGGCGACAGTTGCCTGGTGGTCGAAATCCGGACGGCCCCTGCGGCAGGCCGGATCGACCCGGTGCTGGCCAGCCAATGGGCCGGCGCTGCGGCGACGGCGCTGCGCCAGGCCGGGCTGCCGGGGGTGACGGATGTGGTGCCCGCGATGGTGACCGTCGGGGTGCACTATCGGCCGCAGGCGCTGCAATCGTTGGCGCTGCCGGGCGAGAGCAGCTATCAGGCGGCGGCGCGTGTGGTCGCTGCGCTGCTGGAGCCGCTCGAATGGCAGGAGGCGCAGGCCGCGCGCGTGGTCGAGGTTCCGGTCTGCTACGGCGGCGAGCATGGCCCCGACCTGGCGTCGGTGGCCGCCGCCTGCGGGCTGTCACCCCAGGGCTTGATCGATCTGCACGCGGGCGCGCAGGTGCGGGTGCTGATGATGGGCTTTGCCCCGGGCCTGCCCTATATCGGCAGTTTCGACACGCGCCTGGCCGTGCCCCGGCGCCCGCAGCCGCGCATGGCCGTGCCAGGCGGCTCCATCGGCCTGGCCAATCGCCAGAGCGTGATCTATCCGTTCACCCTCCCGGGCGGATGGAGCCTGATCGGCAGAACGCCGATGCAACTGTTTGACCCGAACCGCGATCCCGCCTGCCTGCTGCAAGCCGGCGATGGTCTGCGCTTCGTGCCCATCAGCGCCGCAACCTTCGGCGCCCTGGCAGGGGCCCGGTGA
- a CDS encoding histidine phosphatase family protein → MGILYLVRHGQASLGAADYDQLSPRGQAQALRLGEYWRAQGQTFDAVITGTLRRHRQTLAGIAQGLQTRTPEVLQLPGLNEYDSHALIAAVHPQPLGPPDSPERYHQHFRLLCAALAQWMAGTISPPGMPRWSAFSAGVHAALTHVRQQHAGQNVLLVSSGGPISTAVGQVLGTQAQVTIALNMRIRNSAVTELSVSPKRLMLQTFNTLPHLAAPEYAHWVTHA, encoded by the coding sequence ATGGGAATCCTCTACCTCGTGCGCCACGGCCAAGCCTCGTTGGGCGCAGCCGATTACGACCAACTCAGCCCCCGTGGGCAAGCGCAGGCGCTGCGCCTGGGCGAGTACTGGCGCGCACAGGGCCAGACCTTCGATGCCGTCATCACCGGCACATTGCGCCGCCACCGGCAGACGCTGGCCGGCATCGCCCAGGGCCTGCAGACCCGCACCCCCGAGGTGTTGCAACTGCCAGGACTGAATGAATACGACAGCCACGCACTCATTGCCGCCGTCCACCCGCAGCCCCTGGGCCCACCGGACAGCCCCGAGCGCTACCACCAGCACTTTCGCCTGCTGTGCGCAGCGCTGGCGCAGTGGATGGCCGGCACCATCAGCCCGCCGGGCATGCCCCGTTGGAGTGCGTTCTCAGCCGGCGTGCATGCGGCCCTCACCCATGTGCGCCAGCAGCATGCCGGGCAGAACGTGCTGCTGGTCAGCAGCGGCGGACCGATCTCCACCGCCGTAGGCCAGGTGCTGGGCACGCAGGCGCAGGTCACGATTGCGCTGAACATGCGCATCCGCAACAGCGCAGTGACCGAACTGTCGGTGTCGCCCAAGCGTTTGATGCTGCAAACCTTCAATACCTTGCCGCATCTCGCTGCGCCGGAGTATGCGCACTGGGTGACGCATGCCTGA
- a CDS encoding GNAT family N-acetyltransferase, translated as MMNASHPSPAAVTAAIAPAIAGDLGQRPGLAPKTTNPGQERAAIRVAWARHLDEVRQAQRLRFRVFATEMGARLSTTLAGHDVDRFDDYCEHLLVRDAQSQQVIGTYRVLTPAQARRIGGIYSDTEFDLGRLHALRPRMVELGRSCVHPEHRHGAVIMALWTALADFMLRNQLDTMVGCASIPMLHNGVVSGAAAASIWQRLRQTHLAPAEYQVQARLPLPVEQFDGSMAAEPPALIKGYLRLGAQVLGAPAWDPDFNTADLPMLMRLAQLHPRYRRHFLGPDAR; from the coding sequence ATGATGAATGCGTCACACCCATCGCCTGCCGCCGTCACCGCTGCCATTGCTCCGGCCATTGCCGGCGACCTCGGCCAGCGCCCGGGCCTTGCGCCCAAAACCACCAACCCCGGGCAAGAGCGCGCTGCCATCAGGGTGGCCTGGGCCCGGCATCTGGATGAAGTGCGCCAGGCGCAGCGGCTGAGGTTCCGGGTTTTTGCGACCGAAATGGGCGCCCGCTTGAGCACCACCCTTGCCGGCCACGATGTGGACCGGTTCGACGACTATTGCGAGCACCTGCTGGTGCGCGACGCCCAGAGCCAGCAAGTCATCGGTACCTACCGTGTGCTGACGCCGGCGCAGGCCCGGCGGATCGGCGGCATCTACAGCGACACCGAATTCGACCTGGGGCGCCTGCACGCGCTGCGCCCCCGCATGGTCGAACTCGGCCGCAGTTGCGTACACCCCGAGCATCGCCATGGCGCCGTGATCATGGCCCTGTGGACGGCGCTGGCGGACTTCATGCTGCGCAACCAGCTCGATACGATGGTCGGTTGCGCCAGCATCCCCATGCTCCACAACGGCGTGGTCAGCGGCGCTGCTGCGGCCAGCATCTGGCAACGACTGCGCCAGACCCATCTGGCGCCGGCCGAATACCAGGTGCAGGCGCGCCTGCCGCTGCCGGTGGAGCAGTTCGATGGCTCGATGGCCGCAGAACCGCCCGCCCTGATCAAGGGCTACCTGCGTCTGGGAGCACAGGTGCTGGGCGCCCCGGCCTGGGACCCCGATTTCAACACCGCAGACCTGCCCATGCTGATGCGTCTGGCCCAGTTGCATCCACGTTATCGCAGGCATTTTTTGGGGCCTGATGCGCGCTGA
- a CDS encoding aminotransferase-like domain-containing protein, with the protein MNPSVIREILKITERPGIISLAGGLPSARTFPVSAFAAASAAVLARDGAAALQYAASEGFAPLREAVAAFLPWKVAPEQVLITTGSQQALDLVAKVLIDTDSRVLVETPTYLGALQAFAPMEPRVVSVAGDDQGVLIDDLRARMGTGADKARFLYVLPNFQNPTGRTMSAARRAALVAAAAELRLVLVEDNPYGDLWYDTPPPAPLTAGNPEGCIYIGSFSKVLAPGLRLGYIVAPAAAYPKLLQAKQASDLHSPGYNQRLVAEVIRDGFLERHVPTIRALYKQQCAAMLAALDEQMKGLSVQWNRPDGGMFLWLRLPEGMSAQALLPKAVARNVAFVPGAAFYADNADPRTLRLSFVTSTVEQIATGIAALAGAIRELA; encoded by the coding sequence ATGAACCCCTCGGTCATTCGCGAAATCCTCAAGATCACCGAACGGCCCGGCATCATCAGCCTGGCCGGCGGACTGCCCTCGGCGCGGACCTTCCCGGTCAGCGCGTTTGCCGCCGCATCGGCGGCAGTGCTGGCGCGCGATGGCGCCGCTGCCTTGCAATATGCCGCCAGCGAAGGCTTTGCACCGCTGCGTGAGGCGGTTGCCGCCTTCCTGCCCTGGAAGGTGGCGCCGGAGCAAGTGCTGATCACCACCGGATCGCAGCAAGCCCTGGACCTGGTCGCCAAGGTGCTGATCGACACCGACAGCCGCGTGCTGGTCGAGACGCCCACCTACCTGGGCGCGCTGCAAGCCTTCGCGCCAATGGAGCCGCGCGTGGTCTCGGTGGCCGGCGATGACCAGGGGGTGCTGATCGACGACCTCCGGGCGCGGATGGGCACGGGCGCCGACAAGGCGCGCTTCCTGTACGTGCTGCCCAACTTCCAGAACCCCACAGGCCGCACCATGAGCGCCGCACGCCGTGCCGCGCTGGTGGCCGCCGCCGCCGAACTGCGCCTGGTGCTGGTGGAAGACAACCCTTATGGCGACCTGTGGTACGACACCCCGCCACCGGCCCCGCTGACCGCCGGCAATCCCGAAGGCTGCATCTACATCGGCTCGTTCTCCAAGGTGCTGGCCCCCGGCTTGCGCCTGGGCTACATCGTTGCGCCCGCAGCCGCCTACCCCAAGCTGCTACAGGCCAAGCAGGCCTCCGACCTGCACAGCCCCGGCTACAACCAGCGCTTGGTGGCCGAGGTGATCAGAGACGGTTTCCTGGAACGCCATGTGCCCACCATCCGCGCGCTGTACAAGCAGCAGTGCGCCGCCATGCTGGCTGCTCTCGACGAGCAAATGAAGGGGCTGTCCGTGCAGTGGAATCGCCCCGACGGCGGCATGTTCCTGTGGCTGCGCCTGCCCGAAGGCATGAGCGCCCAGGCGCTGCTGCCCAAGGCCGTGGCGCGCAACGTGGCCTTTGTGCCCGGTGCGGCTTTCTATGCCGACAACGCCGACCCGCGCACGCTGCGCCTGTCATTCGTTACCTCTACGGTCGAGCAGATTGCCACCGGCATCGCGGCGCTGGCGGGCGCCATTCGCGAGTTGGCGTGA